The Streptomyces pratensis genomic interval TGCTCATGGCCGTACATGCTGAGCAGCGACTGGCTGCGGCCGCCGGCCTGCCACCGGACCAGCAGCTCCTCGACCCCCTCGGTCAGCCCGCAGGCCACCCGCTGCTCGCTGTAGTGGCGGTGGAAGAGACCGTCCATCCGTTCCCACTCGGCAGGAGTCGGCAGCCTGCCCATGAGCCGCTCGTAGAACTTGGGTATCGGCACGCAGTACGTCTCGCGGTACTGCTCCAGCGTGAGCGGCGCCAGGTCCACCTCGGCGAAGGCCGCGTTCGTCGCCCCGAGCACCGCGTGGATGTCGTCGAGCAGTGTGCCGTTCCAGTCCCAGACCAGATGTGTGCGGTGCTTCCCCGATGTCGCCATGGAAAGAAAATACTCGCCCGGTGCGGGAGCCACCCAAGGCCCGGGGGCCCGGGCGCCCTGCTGATCAGACGATCAGGCGATCAGGCGATCAGGCCGGGGATCTCCTGGATCCCGAACCACAGCAGCTCGTGGTCCTCGGCGCCGTCCACGGTGAACTGGGCGTCGTCGTCGCCGAGGTCCGCCGCACCCAGCGCCGCCGCCGCCGCGGCGACGTCCTTCTCCGCGTCGTCGGCGTCCACGTGCACGGCGGCGGCCTTCGACAGCGCCACCGCGTCCAAGATCCGGACCTCTCC includes:
- a CDS encoding HAD family hydrolase, which gives rise to MATSGKHRTHLVWDWNGTLLDDIHAVLGATNAAFAEVDLAPLTLEQYRETYCVPIPKFYERLMGRLPTPAEWERMDGLFHRHYSEQRVACGLTEGVEELLVRWQAGGRSQSLLSMYGHEHLVPVVRGYGIERHFVRVDGRTGPSGGSKAQHMERHFEVLGHIAPESAVVIGDAVDDAVAAAHVGARAVLYTGGSHSRRSLEAAGVPVVDTLAEAVALAELMAD